The Panthera leo isolate Ple1 chromosome C2, P.leo_Ple1_pat1.1, whole genome shotgun sequence genome window below encodes:
- the NXPE3 gene encoding NXPE family member 3 produces the protein MWINFFKLRLFCCLLAVLMVVVLIINVTQVEYLDHETVSATFIDSSGQFVSSQMTRISRNPYCGYEHQTLSSRERTEEDSLLAALQWQVPDVGPVPFVKSTDPSSSYFVILNSAAFFKVGSQLEVLVHVQDFQRKPKKYGGDYLQARIHSPKLQAGAVGRVVDYQNGFYKVFFTLLWPGKVKVSVSLVHPTEGIRVLQRLQEEKPHRVYFKSLFRSGRISETTECNVCLPGSLPLCNFTDVYTGEPWFCFKPKKLPCSSRINHFKGGYLKGLLTAAETAFFQSGVNIKMPINSSGPDWVTVIPRRIKETNNLELSHGSGTFPSGYYYKDQWRPRKFKMRQFNDPDNITECLQRKVVYLFGDSTIRQWFEYLTTFVPDLVEFNLGSPKNVGPFLAVDQKHNILLKYRCHGPPIRFTTVFSNELRYVANELNGIVGGKNTVVAIAIWSHFSTFPLEVYIRRLRNIRRAVVQLLDRSPKTVIVIRTANAQELGPEVSLFNSDWYNFQLDTILRKMFSGVGVYLVDAWEMTLAHYLPHKLHPDEVIVKNQLDMFLSFVCPLET, from the exons ATGTGGATCAATTTCTTCAAACTACGGCTTTTCTGCTGCCTGCTTGCAgtgctgatggtggtggtgttgaTCATCAATGTTACTCAGGTGGAG TACTTGGACCATGAGACTGTTTCAGCCACATTCATCGACAGCAGTGGACAGTTTGTTTCCTCCCAGATGACAAGAATTAGCCGGAATCCTTACTGTGGCTATGAGCATCAGACTCTGTCCAGCCGGGAGCGCACGGAGGAGGACTCCCTGCTGGCTGCCTTACAGTGGCAGGTGCCTGATGTGGGTCCAGTCCCCTTTGTGAAGAGCACTGACCCTTCTTCCAGCTACTTTGTTATCTTGAACTCCGCAGCCTTCTTCAAGGTGGGAAGCCAGCTAGAAGTGCTGGTTCATGTGCAGGATTTTCAAAGAAAGCCCAAGAAGTATGGTGGAGACTACCTGCAGGCCAGGATCCACTCCCCTAAGCtgcaggcaggggctgtgggCAGAGTGGTAGACTACCAGAATGGGTTTTACAAGGTCTTCTTTACTCTGCTCTGGCCAGGCAAAGTTAAAGTGTCCGTATCTCTGGTCCACCCCACTGAGGGGATCAGAGTTCTTCAGCGCCTGCAGGAAGAGAAACCACACAGAGTCTATTTCAAGAGTCTGTTCCGTTCAGGAAGAATTTCTGAAACCACTGAGTGCAATGTGTGTCTTCCTGGGAGTCTTCCCCTGTGTAACTTTACAGATGTCTACACTGGAGAACCCTGGTTCTGCTTCAAACCAAAGAAGCTCCCTTGCAGTAGCAGAATTAACCATTTCAAAGGTGGATACCTGAAGGGCCTCCTAACTGCTGCAGAGACCGCTTTCTTCCAGAG TGGTGTCAATATCAAAATGCCAATCAACTCCAGCGGACCTGATTGGGTGACTGTGATTCCCAGgagaataaaag aaacaaaCAATCTAGAACTATCTCATGGCTCAGGAACTTTTCCTTCTGGGTATTATTATAAAGATCAGTGGAGGCCCAGAAAGTTTAAGATGCGCCAGTTTAATGACCCTGACAACATTACAGAATGCTTACAAAGAAAAGTGGTGTATTTGTTTGGTGACTCAACAATCAGGCAATGGTTTGAATACCTTACTACGTTTGTTCCAG ATTTAGTGGAGTTTAACTTGGGTAGTCCCAAGAATGTGGGTCCCTTTCTTGCGGTGGACCAGAAGCACAACATCCTGCTCAAATATCGCTGCCATGGTCCACCCATCCGTTTTACAACTGTCTTTAGCAATGAGCTTCGTTATGTGGCAAATGAGCTGAATGGCATCGTGGGAGGGAAGAACACAGTGGTTGCCATAGCTATATGGTCTCATTTCAGCACCTTCCCTTTGGAAGTGTATATCCGGCGGCTCAGGAATATCCGTCGAGCAGTGGTCCAGCTCCTGGATCGAAGCCCTAAGACTGTGATAGTCATCCGGACAGCCAATGCCCAAGAGCTGGGGCCTGAAGTGAGCCTTTTCAACAGTGACTGGTACAACTTCCAGCTGGACACCATCCTTCGGAAGATGTTCTCAGGGGTTGGAGTGTATCTTGTTGATGCCTGGGAGATGACCCTGGCTCATTATTTACCCCACAAGCTACATCCGGATGAAGTTATTGTGAAGAACCAACTGGACATGTTCTTGTCCTTTGTGTGCCCCTTGGAGACCTAG